TTTCTCACTGACTTTTCAAATAGAGAGCACTAACCAATCAGGTTGGAAATATACAGGTGCTAAAGAAATGCTTGTGTatcaaaacaatattttaatcttCTGAAACTCCAGTTAGAGATGTAGACACACAGCTGTAAACCTTGGTAATTCTCACTTCATACATCCCAAAATAATGGCATGAAATTACACTGAAGTACAGCTCCataacacaattttaaaaaatgtcataCAAGAAAGGGACTATTAAGTTTCACTTCTGTAACAGCTCTGAACAACACCTATAATTTTAATTCCATTATTATACATCAATTCATAggcaaataaatatattaattccATTACAGTATTCAGTTTAAATTAGCCCCATCTGGACAGAAGAGGTATTTTACACCACCTTCATTAAGAACAAACAGACCTTTATTAATCTTTTTACTCACATTTTCCCAGCAATTCAGTAGAACAAAACCATTAAGAGATCCAAGAAAACAAtgatttctatttaaaatggAGCCAAGAAACTTGGTTTCCAAAGCCCTCTCCTAAATTAGACCAATCCAAGTTTAATGGTAAGAACCAAAAGATTTATGTCCAGGATCTGCACACAAACATCTTGCCAGGTGTAGAACTTAAGACTAAGTACACCAATCAGTTTCaggcaaagaaataaattcacagGAGGCACTGAGAGGAGCAGATGTACAGCAGGGGCTGCCTAGCAAATTCAGCTGAAGAATACCAGGATGTGTAAAATTGGAGCATACTGCTGAAATGATGAaactttaaaactgtttttatagtggttagaaataaaaattaacaaccTGCCCCCCAAACCCATGAATTTACTTCAACTCTAACAAAACTCAGTCTCCTGGTCACTGGCATTCTCTTCACCTCCCTTAAAAATCCCAACTCCTTATCACATTCATTTTGACACCTCAAACCACCTCAGATGTGCCATGCACATGCTCCAACACCCTGTCAGTACTGACAGCTGGCTAGCAGCTTCCTCTAGAAAAGGGAGTTTTTCCTACAAAACTGAGTTCTGCTCACCTCTCTTCTCTACCAAGTCACCAGCTTTCAAGAAACAGGAATTTCATTACCTTGGGAATTATATCTGTCTATCAAATTCAGCTGAAAAGAGTCAACAGTATAAAAAAAAGACTCCACTTTCCTCAGAAAACCAGCCAAAGCACTTTCTGAGCAAAATGCCTCAAGGAAAGGAGCAGAACAGAATAACCAAGAACCACACAGAATAATCTGGTAAAGCTCTGAGATTCTTATGCACATatagcagcagagcagaaaaaaaataggggaATTCACAGAACATGAAGTCTTGATGCATGACCAATACAACTCCACAAAAACTGACCAGAAACCTTCCAATACAATTAATACATTTTCCTcctattcattttttaattcattactactgattattaagaaaaaaacttctctttttctttgcctctgGTCTGTGTGTACTAGAGGGTTGCATCTGATCAATCATACAGATACAAAAATGGTAAAAACAAACCCTGCAACTATTACCTTATTGGTTTGTAAGAATGACTTTGGTGTTTTGTTGGACttctggctgctgagaattccagactttctctgctgccaggcactgacccccaggagaactctgcattgacctgaggccgtggagaagcttccagaatggaatgacagaactgggattgtgggggtggagtttgaaCAGAAGTGTGTAacatcacagggtggaaaacttagagtttaaaggtttagaatatagtaacatatataaagcaagatggaggttttagagcagtggctgctccttcttcaccttctccatgggtttgggtggttttgtacAATTGGATAAATAGTCCACATTGCATgattggttattgggttaaaagtgaaaataatttaggtgtaaTTTCCTAATTGGACAGTTGATCCTTAAAAGGCCTCATAGAGAGGGAGgtggggctccatttttagtttgtgaGAGTGAAGGGCtgtagaactcagggtttgtgagactggaACACAGACAAAACTAACAAACATCTGAGTCTGAAcaagaaataccatctcacaGATTTAATCCCAACCTTGGCAGGAAAGAAGCAAGGAATCCACCAGTGCATCCTTAACATCAAATGCAGCCTTACCAGCAAAGCAAGTTTTTGGTATTTCCgtttcagctctgctgggctgtccGAAGGTTGCGCCCCCAGGATCTTGTACCAGTCCTTCTGCTTCACCCTTCCCACGGCCATGGCCTGGAGGATTTGCAATCCCTTCCTCAGCACTGCGCTAGAAAATCAAATCAAGGAAAGCACAGCCTggaagagaagcaggaaaagcaaaaacaagGATGTGGCAAACTGCAGCATCGCAGAATTGACTGCTGCCCTCGAGGACTGCTGTGCAAAAAAAGTTGAATTCACGTGGCCATTCCATCCCACAGCCTGTCAAATGTGAAATCTTCTGTTTCCTGTCCAAGTGCCTCAGCTTATCCTGTTCAGAAGCCATCCACACctctttaaaaatcattttgtgTGTAGAATGAACTGCTTAGAAATGCCCCAGGTTACAGGGACGCCTTCCATACAgacacttttaaaaacaaacttttgaCTTTGAAGCAATACCGTACTTAACACGTGAAAACATGAAGTACAGAAAATTTCAAATTGGGAATAAGATCCGTGCAAGAAGGCATGAGAAAAagtatgtgtttgtttttacaaaattactttttcagagCATGGAAACGCCTTCATCCTGCTGAGTAAGAAGTCAACTTGCTTAAAGCAGGAGAGCGTGtaaaaacaaatacataaacaaaataaaccaaataaatcGACAAACAAAAATGAACCAAAACATACGAAGTTAGCACAGATCACTAAGCAAAAGCTACCCAGAAGTGTGGCTTTCAATTTTGGCCATCTTTCATCAACTTAATgacccagaaagaaaaaaacaaaaaacaaaaacaaagcaggagACTCAGTGTCAGTAATAGAATGGCAGTGCTTGAGCTTCACGCAGCTTCTTCGGTGTGCTGCAATCCCCAGCTGATTTACCACGAACTTCCAGAGAACAACACTGCCAGCAGGCAAGAGCTTTGTAAACACACAAGCTCTATAActgtatattattttttttttccccctaaaactGCTTCCGTCGTACTTCAGAATAAGCCATGCTTTCacgggggaagggaagggcgTGTTAGGGCAAAGCGCCACGCTCCCGTCCTGCCCGCCCCGGGACCGCGCTCCCCGGGCCTGCTCCCGCAGCGCGGCCCCCGCACAACCGGGGAGGCCGCCGCAGCCCGGGCCAggccgcggccgcgctgccggAGGTTCCGCGCTGCCCTTCCTCGCAGCTCCGCAATCCCCCCCGGTCCTTCCATCCCCCGGTCCGTCCATCCCCGGtgcccgcggccgccccgcgctCCCACCTGCCCCGCACCGTCCATAGCAGCGCACGCCCAACTCGTCCGGGCGGGAAACACGCTCCTCTCCCCCGCCGCGCTTTACGCCCTTTAGCTGCGCCGGCGCCGCCTCGGCTGTTTCCAGCCGGGCAGTAGCGGCGCCGCACCGGCAGGAAGCGCGGCCCGACGCGTTGCCATGGCGACCGCGGCtcgccccgcccggcccggcccggcccggccctgcgcTCCGCTTGCCGCGGCTTCGGGCCCAGGAGGCTCCGCCGCCCGTCCCGTTCCTCCTCGCTCGCTGCGCCGGAGCCCCACGGCCGCTCTCCCCGCAGGGGCTCCGCCTCCCGAGGCGCCGGCGCTGCCATTGCCCGGCCCCCGCAGGCGGAGCTCGGAGCCCGCGCTGCCGGCCtggggagcggagcggagcggggccgtTGTGGGGAATGCTTGTgctgaaggggaaggaaggacgTCCTCgtgcttaaaaaagaaaaaaaatcaagctctGGAAGCAGGTTTCCTTTCGTTAGAAGTAAAGGAGAAACCAGAAAACGCCTTATACCTCCCCCACACCCCACCCCTAAAACtacaaaaacaacacaaacaaaagccaacaccaccacaaaaaaaaacaacaaaaaaaaccccaaaaaacaaacccctaaaacaaacaaacaaataaaaaagtaaaaaaaaaacaacaacaaacaaacaaaaaaaacaaaacaaaacaaaacaaaacaaacaaacaaaaaaaccaaccacaaaaaCACAGTAAAGCCCCCCAAAACCTTAGGTGGATGCTGGAGACTTTAGCTTTTGGAATCTTAGGCAAAACTAGCTAGCAAAATCCCTAAACATTTCTCCAGGCAAGCTGAGTTCACCCTGCACTTTTAAATGTGTAGCATACGTCCTGTGACAACGTTTGTATGTGATAGGTTAGAATTAAAGCAGCTTCTTGTCACTTTTTGTCCCCCTTTGAAGCGTTCAAGCCGGGCTGGACGGACGCTGTCGGGAAGAGCTCCTGGCACGTGGCTCCCATCAAACAGAGAAAGGTGGAGAATTTATTAAAATCAGATCTGCACAACTCACTCAGCTCCTGATTAGTCTGATTTTTGTCCGTGCTGGTTGTCAGTGGTCctttttatttggaattttctTCTCAGGCAAAGGTCTCAGTGTGGTTCCGTGTGCCACCTCCTTCACTGGGGCTggtgtgtgttttttaaaagagtttgaaaagcagttaaaagtttctttaaaatgtggTGTTGTCCTGGAGATTGGTCACTACACCTGTGCTTTCACCAAAAATAGTCCTCTTAAAGACTGGGTACAAGATGCATCATTTATCCTTTATGTCAAAAATTCCTGCATTGCATATTGAGGTTTTTGTCAATTTTAAATCTTGATAGGATTGGCACCAGCTCGTACAGCATTTGCAACACAGAGTTGTTTGAGAGATTGTGAGCAACTGTATATCTGtcatgagaaaataaataaaaatagaaattttatacataaatatatataatttatatataaatttatgaataaaatataataataaatgtaatagaaattataaatttattatCTAAATAGAAAACTATCTGTATGTGTTAAGCAATTATTTCTGGAGTCAGTGAAACAATTTTGGAATTGAAACACTTGTTCTTTTCTGTGCATGTTCAGCATgccaaagcaaaagaaaataggCTATTTAACAGAACAGTTTGGTGTTCATGCACCACTGGCCTTGTCTGGTGTCCCAGTTTTTGTGTCTCAGTTTCTCTTTTAATCTGCCCAGTTTCAGAAGCCAAAATATCAAATCTAAACCCCTTTCAGCATCAGCAGTAAGCACTGGATATTGACTGGGTTTTGGTACATTTAAGAGCCTTGAGCATGTTAAAGTCGTGCAAAGATGAATATTTTGAATGAAATGTGGGTTGGGTCAGTCATAGCTAATCATGGCTGGTTGTGAGGACTTGGTCAGTCTCAAGAAATTTGATAATTAATCTCCAGATGAATTCGCTCAGTTCAGGATGTGTTAAACGGGAATGGGTCCGTagggcagagggagcagggaaaaccAGCTGAACACAAACGCTCCGGCTGGTGAGCCAGCACACAGCTCAGTGTAGCCAGAGCTTCGCTGCTTTTTGTCCCTCCTGAAggcaaaaaataattcaaaaagaGTAGGGAAGTGCCAGGAGAGTGTGGAGAACTTGCCATGAGAGTGCAGGAGCAGAGACAGAGCAGAAACTCCGGGGCTGTTGTCCCAGGATGGAGGCATGAGACATGTCTATAAGAAACCCAGCTTGCTTAATTATCTCTAATTATGTGAGCACAGGTGCTGTGCATTTTGCTGGAGCTGGACACTGAATATGGTAAAAAGTTTCTTTCTCTTGTTCAAGATGCTTTAGGTGCAAATTGGTGGtttcagactttttttgtgACAATATTTAACTTTTTAGTAGATGCTTTTCATGAGACTGTCACATAACATTGGGCTGTGTTGTCAAAGAATTATAGGAGAATTATTTAGAGATTAACTGGAGAGTCCTAAAATGGTTATAGGAGAATGATTTAGGGACTTAACTGGATGCTGTGTGTACTTGTAGTACTGCTTTTCCACTATTAACTACATTTTTTACTTCTGGATGGTATTTTGCAAAGTCTTGTaaagcttttttggtttttttcttttggttttttttttggtgattttttttctttttttttttttttttttcttttgttcatgtTGGTTTTCTACTGCTACCTAGAGAGTCCTAGAATGGTTATAGGAGAATTATTTAGGGACTTAACTGGATACTTCTTAACTGTGTGTGCTTCTGGTACTGCAGGAAAAGATGAGTACAAATGATGGGCCAGCTGAAACATCCAGACTTTGTCATTATTAACTACAATTTTTACTTCTAGATGGTATTTTTAAAGTCTTGGTAAGACTagtaaagctttttttttttgttttctttttttgttcatgTTGGTTTTCGACTGCTACCTAGAGAGTCCTAGAATGGTTATAGGAGAATTATTTAGGGACTTAATTGGAGAGTCCTAGAATGGTTATAGGAGAATTATTTAGGGACTTAACTGGATACTTCTTAACTGTGTGTGCTTCTGGTACTGCAGGAAAAGATGAGTACAAATGATGGACCAGCTGAAACATCCAGACTTTGTCATAATTTTTACTTCTAGATGGTATTTTTAAAGTCTTGGTAAGACTAGGAAGGCTTTTCTgcttattctatttttttttgttcatgttGGTTGCTACATAGAGagtcccagaatggtttggggtggaaaggaccttaaagatcatccagttccaaccctctgagcagggaaccttccaccatcccaggttgctcatccagcctggccttggacaattccagggatccaggagcagccacagcttctctgggcacctgtgccagggcctgcccaccctcccagggaacaattccttcctatTATCTAATCTCCACCTCTTTCAGCATCACAAATAAGCACTGAATATTGATTGGGCTTTGATAAATTTAATGTTTAAGTCATGCAAAGATGAAT
The window above is part of the Vidua macroura isolate BioBank_ID:100142 chromosome 6, ASM2450914v1, whole genome shotgun sequence genome. Proteins encoded here:
- the LOC128809606 gene encoding translation initiation factor IF-2-like, which codes for MATAARPARPGPARPCAPLAAASGPGGSAARPVPPRSLRRSPTAALPAGAPPPEAPALPLPGPRRRSSEPALPAWGAERSGAVVGNACAEGEGRTSSCLKKKKNQALEAAFKPGWTDAVGKSSWHVAPIKQRKPAKFTGLDCGSWKEKSSQTQEGLIYSLRRSLD